A genomic segment from Aegilops tauschii subsp. strangulata cultivar AL8/78 chromosome 1, Aet v6.0, whole genome shotgun sequence encodes:
- the LOC109762356 gene encoding SAC3 family protein A isoform X10 — protein MRVILMCLTQVHFSMATILQNMQTITITTHKQQIVVLCSKEEQTNIQTAPGYATTNYYYQTDTRNDGSSGNNYAQSYQNYPSSDTNAAQSSSTVPANSFSYQQQYNQWPYYYNHSVPTPAGNPVAGSSNIDNTVVNTTSGYSYPSTEPPPPGTTPWKSNSSASVAPPVQAPSVPEPQNQYVQQAQLTPGFQNQYAYQAPGVPMSQNYYANQAPAYPQNNMNVNQVPLNNHGDQQKSGSLTTGIFSSENKTQIPTIPRIAPGFSMVIPKSEKKTVGADLAKKPAYVSVSVPKNDVKAVQHGSDARSLPFSLRNYATRNLSRCKDEAQRAACQSMIQQITSKAISNGTLLTKNWDTEPLIPLPENLLTMTETSSANNSSSLPNSTPRRRLKSRWEPVPEEKVTEKVEPLAKPLMNGNTHNNLKAQNRMGDSWNLGKSLQSPHAPSNKITHRLSKKQKMGSYSSVVQNGDNSSDSDKEKDLTKYYANASALANSPEEKKRREHRSKRFEKSKDSSSKSRNSAVNKGAVAHIHTRRPISALVTGSYKDGSSLAVEDMDWDALTVKGTCQEIEKRYLRLTSAPDPSTVRPEHVLEKALSMVETSQKNYLYKCDQLKSIRQDLTVQRIQNELTVKVYETHARLALQAGDLAEFNQCQSQLKRLYREGNNGCYFEFSAYNLLCVMLHSNNKRDLLSSMASLSKEAKQDGAVKHALAVHAAVSSGNYVIFFKLYKQGPNLNSCLMDLYVERMRFEAIKCMSRSYRPTVPVGYVAQVLGFLPNGDDRSEECEIWLKAHGAVLSVDNGGELQIDTKASSSTLFMPEPENAVAHGDASLAVNDFFARTS, from the exons ATGCGAGTCATTCTCATGTGCCTTACTCAAGTTCACTTCAGCATGGCTACAATCCTGCAGAATATGCAAACTATTACTATAACTACCCACAAGCAACAAATAGTTGTTCTGTGCAGCAAGGAGGAGCAAACCAACATTCAG ACTGCGCCAGGATATGCAACCACCAACTATTATTATCAGACCGACACTCGTAACGATGGAAGCTCAGGAAACAATTATGCCCAGTCATACCAGAACTACCCATCCTCCGATACCAATGCAGCCCAAAGTTCCAGTACAGTGCCTGCCAATTCTTTCTCATATCAGCAACAGTACAACCAGTGGCCATATTATTACAATCACTCTGTGCCAACTCCTGCTGGCAATCCAGTTGCTGGGAGCAGCAACATAGATAATACAGTCGTTAACACCACTTCTGGTTACTCTTATCCTAGTACGGAGCCACCTCCGCCGGGCACTACGCCATGGAAAAGTAATTCAAGCGCTTCTGTTGCACCTCCTGTACAG GCTCCAAGCGTTCCAGAACCTCAAAATCAATACGTCCAACAAGCGCAACTAACTCCAGGGTTCCAAAACCAGTATGCCTATCAGGCACCAGGTGTCCCAATGTCTCAGAACTATTACGCCAACCAGGCACCAGCATACCCACAAAACAATATGAATGTGAATCAAGTACCTTTGAACAACCATGGTGATCAACAGAAGAGT GGTTCTTTGACGACAGGTATTTTCAGTAGCGAAAACAAAACACAGATTCCAACCATTCCTCGAATTGCTCCAGGTTTCTCTATGGTAATTCCAAAGAGTGAGAAGAAAACTGTAGGTGCTGATTTGGCAAAGAAACCTGCCTATGTTAGTGTTTCTGTGCCCAAGAACGATGTCAAAGCAGTTCAACATGGTTCAGACGCT AGATCCCTCCCTTTTTCGCTGCGTAATTATGCCACGAGGAATCTTAGCCGTTGCAAGGATGAGGCCCAGAGGGCTGCTTGCCAAAGTATGATACAACAG ATCACAAGCAAAGCTATTAGCAATGGAACCCTCCTTACTAAGAACTGGGACACTGAACCGCTCATTCCTTTGCCAGAGAATCTTTTGACCATGACCGAAACAAG CAGTGCAAACAATTCAAGTTCCTTGCCAAACTCTACCCCTAGAAGACGTTTGAAAAGTAGGTGGGAGCCTGTTCCGGAGGAAAAGGTTACTGAAAAGGTGGAGCCACTAGCAAAACCATTGATGAATGGGAACACCCACAATAATTTAAAAGCTCAAAACAGGATG GGTGATAGTTGGAATTTAGGGAAGTCTCTCCAGTCTCCACATGCACCTTCAAACAAAATCACCCACCGGCTTTCAAAGAAGCAAAAGATGGGTAGTTATTCAAGTGTGGTACAAAATGGAGACAATTCAAGTGATAGTGACAAGGAGAAGGATCTGACCAAATATTACGCCAATGCATCTGCATTAGCAAATTCACCAGAGGAAAAGAAACGCAGGGAGCACAGATCTAAGCGTTTTGAGAAGAGTAAGGATTCATCATCAAAATCAAGAAATTCTGCAGTGAATAAAGGTGCCGTGGCTCATATACATACAAGAAGACCTATTTCAGCTCTTGTTACTGGAAGTTATAAAGATGGCAGCAGCTTGGCTGTCGAGGATATGGATTGGGATGCACTGACAGTCAAGGGAACATGTCAGGAAATTGAGAAACGATATCTACGCCTCACATCAGCGCCTGATCCTTCCACG GTAAGACCAGAACATGTCTTGGAGAAGGCGCTTTCCATGGTTGAAACATCTCAAAAGAATTATCTTTACAAGTGTGATCAACTGAAATCTATTCGCCAAGATCTTACGGTTCAGAGGATCCAGAATGAACTGACTGTGAAG GTTTATGAAACTCATGCGCGTTTAGCATTGCAAGCTGGTGATCTAGCTGAATTTAACCAG TGCCAGTCACAACTGAAGAGGCTATATAGAGAGGGAAACAATGGTTGTTATTTTGAATTCTCTGCCTACAATTTGCTCTGCGTCATGCTACACTCTAATAACAAACGAGACCTGCTGTCATCAATGGCAAG CTTATCAAAAGAAGCCAAACAAGATGGAGCTGTCAAGCATGCCCTTGCAGTTCATGCTGCTGTTTCATCTGGCAATTATGTGATATTTTTCAAATTATACAAGCAGGGGCCCAACTTGAACTCTTGCCTCATGG ATCTATATGTGGAGAGGATGCGTTTCGAGGCTATAAAATGTATGTCTAGATCATATCGCCCCACAGTACCTGTGGGGTATGTTGCACAGGTTTTGGGATTCTTACCGAATGGGGATGACAGATCGGAAGAATGTGAAATATGGTTAAAAGCACATGGTGCTGTTCTTTCAGTGGATAACGGTGGAGAATTGCAGATAGACACAAAG GCTTCTTCTAGTACGCTTTTCATGCCGGAGCCAGAGAATGCAGTTGCACATGGTGATGCGTCACTTGCAGTTAACGACTTCTTTGCACGTACATCGTAG
- the LOC109762356 gene encoding SAC3 family protein A isoform X11 gives MRVILMCLTQVHFSMATILQNMQTITITTHKQQIVVLCSKEEQTNIQTAPGYATTNYYYQTDTRNDGSSGNNYAQSYQNYPSSDTNAAQSSSTVPANSFSYQQQYNQWPYYYNHSVPTPAGNPVAGSSNIDNTVVNTTSGYSYPSTEPPPPGTTPWKSNSSASVAPPVQAPSVPEPQNQYVQQAQLTPGFQNQYAYQAPGVPMSQNYYANQAPAYPQNNMNVNQVPLNNHGDQQKSGSLTTGIFSSENKTQIPTIPRIAPGFSMVIPKSEKKTVGADLAKKPAYVSVSVPKNDVKAVQHGSDARSLPFSLRNYATRNLSRCKDEAQRAACQSMIQQITSKAISNGTLLTKNWDTEPLIPLPENLLTMTETSANNSSSLPNSTPRRRLKSRWEPVPEEKVTEKVEPLAKPLMNGNTHNNLKAQNRMGDSWNLGKSLQSPHAPSNKITHRLSKKQKMGSYSSVVQNGDNSSDSDKEKDLTKYYANASALANSPEEKKRREHRSKRFEKSKDSSSKSRNSAVNKGAVAHIHTRRPISALVTGSYKDGSSLAVEDMDWDALTVKGTCQEIEKRYLRLTSAPDPSTVRPEHVLEKALSMVETSQKNYLYKCDQLKSIRQDLTVQRIQNELTVKVYETHARLALQAGDLAEFNQCQSQLKRLYREGNNGCYFEFSAYNLLCVMLHSNNKRDLLSSMASLSKEAKQDGAVKHALAVHAAVSSGNYVIFFKLYKQGPNLNSCLMDLYVERMRFEAIKCMSRSYRPTVPVGYVAQVLGFLPNGDDRSEECEIWLKAHGAVLSVDNGGELQIDTKASSSTLFMPEPENAVAHGDASLAVNDFFARTS, from the exons ATGCGAGTCATTCTCATGTGCCTTACTCAAGTTCACTTCAGCATGGCTACAATCCTGCAGAATATGCAAACTATTACTATAACTACCCACAAGCAACAAATAGTTGTTCTGTGCAGCAAGGAGGAGCAAACCAACATTCAG ACTGCGCCAGGATATGCAACCACCAACTATTATTATCAGACCGACACTCGTAACGATGGAAGCTCAGGAAACAATTATGCCCAGTCATACCAGAACTACCCATCCTCCGATACCAATGCAGCCCAAAGTTCCAGTACAGTGCCTGCCAATTCTTTCTCATATCAGCAACAGTACAACCAGTGGCCATATTATTACAATCACTCTGTGCCAACTCCTGCTGGCAATCCAGTTGCTGGGAGCAGCAACATAGATAATACAGTCGTTAACACCACTTCTGGTTACTCTTATCCTAGTACGGAGCCACCTCCGCCGGGCACTACGCCATGGAAAAGTAATTCAAGCGCTTCTGTTGCACCTCCTGTACAG GCTCCAAGCGTTCCAGAACCTCAAAATCAATACGTCCAACAAGCGCAACTAACTCCAGGGTTCCAAAACCAGTATGCCTATCAGGCACCAGGTGTCCCAATGTCTCAGAACTATTACGCCAACCAGGCACCAGCATACCCACAAAACAATATGAATGTGAATCAAGTACCTTTGAACAACCATGGTGATCAACAGAAGAGT GGTTCTTTGACGACAGGTATTTTCAGTAGCGAAAACAAAACACAGATTCCAACCATTCCTCGAATTGCTCCAGGTTTCTCTATGGTAATTCCAAAGAGTGAGAAGAAAACTGTAGGTGCTGATTTGGCAAAGAAACCTGCCTATGTTAGTGTTTCTGTGCCCAAGAACGATGTCAAAGCAGTTCAACATGGTTCAGACGCT AGATCCCTCCCTTTTTCGCTGCGTAATTATGCCACGAGGAATCTTAGCCGTTGCAAGGATGAGGCCCAGAGGGCTGCTTGCCAAAGTATGATACAACAG ATCACAAGCAAAGCTATTAGCAATGGAACCCTCCTTACTAAGAACTGGGACACTGAACCGCTCATTCCTTTGCCAGAGAATCTTTTGACCATGACCGAAACAAG TGCAAACAATTCAAGTTCCTTGCCAAACTCTACCCCTAGAAGACGTTTGAAAAGTAGGTGGGAGCCTGTTCCGGAGGAAAAGGTTACTGAAAAGGTGGAGCCACTAGCAAAACCATTGATGAATGGGAACACCCACAATAATTTAAAAGCTCAAAACAGGATG GGTGATAGTTGGAATTTAGGGAAGTCTCTCCAGTCTCCACATGCACCTTCAAACAAAATCACCCACCGGCTTTCAAAGAAGCAAAAGATGGGTAGTTATTCAAGTGTGGTACAAAATGGAGACAATTCAAGTGATAGTGACAAGGAGAAGGATCTGACCAAATATTACGCCAATGCATCTGCATTAGCAAATTCACCAGAGGAAAAGAAACGCAGGGAGCACAGATCTAAGCGTTTTGAGAAGAGTAAGGATTCATCATCAAAATCAAGAAATTCTGCAGTGAATAAAGGTGCCGTGGCTCATATACATACAAGAAGACCTATTTCAGCTCTTGTTACTGGAAGTTATAAAGATGGCAGCAGCTTGGCTGTCGAGGATATGGATTGGGATGCACTGACAGTCAAGGGAACATGTCAGGAAATTGAGAAACGATATCTACGCCTCACATCAGCGCCTGATCCTTCCACG GTAAGACCAGAACATGTCTTGGAGAAGGCGCTTTCCATGGTTGAAACATCTCAAAAGAATTATCTTTACAAGTGTGATCAACTGAAATCTATTCGCCAAGATCTTACGGTTCAGAGGATCCAGAATGAACTGACTGTGAAG GTTTATGAAACTCATGCGCGTTTAGCATTGCAAGCTGGTGATCTAGCTGAATTTAACCAG TGCCAGTCACAACTGAAGAGGCTATATAGAGAGGGAAACAATGGTTGTTATTTTGAATTCTCTGCCTACAATTTGCTCTGCGTCATGCTACACTCTAATAACAAACGAGACCTGCTGTCATCAATGGCAAG CTTATCAAAAGAAGCCAAACAAGATGGAGCTGTCAAGCATGCCCTTGCAGTTCATGCTGCTGTTTCATCTGGCAATTATGTGATATTTTTCAAATTATACAAGCAGGGGCCCAACTTGAACTCTTGCCTCATGG ATCTATATGTGGAGAGGATGCGTTTCGAGGCTATAAAATGTATGTCTAGATCATATCGCCCCACAGTACCTGTGGGGTATGTTGCACAGGTTTTGGGATTCTTACCGAATGGGGATGACAGATCGGAAGAATGTGAAATATGGTTAAAAGCACATGGTGCTGTTCTTTCAGTGGATAACGGTGGAGAATTGCAGATAGACACAAAG GCTTCTTCTAGTACGCTTTTCATGCCGGAGCCAGAGAATGCAGTTGCACATGGTGATGCGTCACTTGCAGTTAACGACTTCTTTGCACGTACATCGTAG
- the LOC109762356 gene encoding SAC3 family protein A isoform X9, translating into MRVILMCLTQVHFSMATILQNMQTITITTHKQQIVVLCSKEEQTNIQTAPGYATTNYYYQTDTRNDGSSGNNYAQSYQNYPSSDTNAAQSSSTVPANSFSYQQQYNQWPYYYNHSVPTPAGNPVAGSSNIDNTVVNTTSGYSYPSTEPPPPGTTPWKSNSSASVAPPVQAPSVPEPQNQYVQQAQLTPGFQNQYAYQAPGVPMSQNYYANQAPAYPQNNMNVNQVPLNNHGDQQKSPNMQGSLTTGIFSSENKTQIPTIPRIAPGFSMVIPKSEKKTVGADLAKKPAYVSVSVPKNDVKAVQHGSDARSLPFSLRNYATRNLSRCKDEAQRAACQSMIQQITSKAISNGTLLTKNWDTEPLIPLPENLLTMTETSSANNSSSLPNSTPRRRLKSRWEPVPEEKVTEKVEPLAKPLMNGNTHNNLKAQNRMGDSWNLGKSLQSPHAPSNKITHRLSKKQKMGSYSSVVQNGDNSSDSDKEKDLTKYYANASALANSPEEKKRREHRSKRFEKSKDSSSKSRNSAVNKGAVAHIHTRRPISALVTGSYKDGSSLAVEDMDWDALTVKGTCQEIEKRYLRLTSAPDPSTVRPEHVLEKALSMVETSQKNYLYKCDQLKSIRQDLTVQRIQNELTVKVYETHARLALQAGDLAEFNQCQSQLKRLYREGNNGCYFEFSAYNLLCVMLHSNNKRDLLSSMASLSKEAKQDGAVKHALAVHAAVSSGNYVIFFKLYKQGPNLNSCLMDLYVERMRFEAIKCMSRSYRPTVPVGYVAQVLGFLPNGDDRSEECEIWLKAHGAVLSVDNGGELQIDTKASSSTLFMPEPENAVAHGDASLAVNDFFARTS; encoded by the exons ATGCGAGTCATTCTCATGTGCCTTACTCAAGTTCACTTCAGCATGGCTACAATCCTGCAGAATATGCAAACTATTACTATAACTACCCACAAGCAACAAATAGTTGTTCTGTGCAGCAAGGAGGAGCAAACCAACATTCAG ACTGCGCCAGGATATGCAACCACCAACTATTATTATCAGACCGACACTCGTAACGATGGAAGCTCAGGAAACAATTATGCCCAGTCATACCAGAACTACCCATCCTCCGATACCAATGCAGCCCAAAGTTCCAGTACAGTGCCTGCCAATTCTTTCTCATATCAGCAACAGTACAACCAGTGGCCATATTATTACAATCACTCTGTGCCAACTCCTGCTGGCAATCCAGTTGCTGGGAGCAGCAACATAGATAATACAGTCGTTAACACCACTTCTGGTTACTCTTATCCTAGTACGGAGCCACCTCCGCCGGGCACTACGCCATGGAAAAGTAATTCAAGCGCTTCTGTTGCACCTCCTGTACAG GCTCCAAGCGTTCCAGAACCTCAAAATCAATACGTCCAACAAGCGCAACTAACTCCAGGGTTCCAAAACCAGTATGCCTATCAGGCACCAGGTGTCCCAATGTCTCAGAACTATTACGCCAACCAGGCACCAGCATACCCACAAAACAATATGAATGTGAATCAAGTACCTTTGAACAACCATGGTGATCAACAGAAGAGT CCAAATATGCAGGGTTCTTTGACGACAGGTATTTTCAGTAGCGAAAACAAAACACAGATTCCAACCATTCCTCGAATTGCTCCAGGTTTCTCTATGGTAATTCCAAAGAGTGAGAAGAAAACTGTAGGTGCTGATTTGGCAAAGAAACCTGCCTATGTTAGTGTTTCTGTGCCCAAGAACGATGTCAAAGCAGTTCAACATGGTTCAGACGCT AGATCCCTCCCTTTTTCGCTGCGTAATTATGCCACGAGGAATCTTAGCCGTTGCAAGGATGAGGCCCAGAGGGCTGCTTGCCAAAGTATGATACAACAG ATCACAAGCAAAGCTATTAGCAATGGAACCCTCCTTACTAAGAACTGGGACACTGAACCGCTCATTCCTTTGCCAGAGAATCTTTTGACCATGACCGAAACAAG CAGTGCAAACAATTCAAGTTCCTTGCCAAACTCTACCCCTAGAAGACGTTTGAAAAGTAGGTGGGAGCCTGTTCCGGAGGAAAAGGTTACTGAAAAGGTGGAGCCACTAGCAAAACCATTGATGAATGGGAACACCCACAATAATTTAAAAGCTCAAAACAGGATG GGTGATAGTTGGAATTTAGGGAAGTCTCTCCAGTCTCCACATGCACCTTCAAACAAAATCACCCACCGGCTTTCAAAGAAGCAAAAGATGGGTAGTTATTCAAGTGTGGTACAAAATGGAGACAATTCAAGTGATAGTGACAAGGAGAAGGATCTGACCAAATATTACGCCAATGCATCTGCATTAGCAAATTCACCAGAGGAAAAGAAACGCAGGGAGCACAGATCTAAGCGTTTTGAGAAGAGTAAGGATTCATCATCAAAATCAAGAAATTCTGCAGTGAATAAAGGTGCCGTGGCTCATATACATACAAGAAGACCTATTTCAGCTCTTGTTACTGGAAGTTATAAAGATGGCAGCAGCTTGGCTGTCGAGGATATGGATTGGGATGCACTGACAGTCAAGGGAACATGTCAGGAAATTGAGAAACGATATCTACGCCTCACATCAGCGCCTGATCCTTCCACG GTAAGACCAGAACATGTCTTGGAGAAGGCGCTTTCCATGGTTGAAACATCTCAAAAGAATTATCTTTACAAGTGTGATCAACTGAAATCTATTCGCCAAGATCTTACGGTTCAGAGGATCCAGAATGAACTGACTGTGAAG GTTTATGAAACTCATGCGCGTTTAGCATTGCAAGCTGGTGATCTAGCTGAATTTAACCAG TGCCAGTCACAACTGAAGAGGCTATATAGAGAGGGAAACAATGGTTGTTATTTTGAATTCTCTGCCTACAATTTGCTCTGCGTCATGCTACACTCTAATAACAAACGAGACCTGCTGTCATCAATGGCAAG CTTATCAAAAGAAGCCAAACAAGATGGAGCTGTCAAGCATGCCCTTGCAGTTCATGCTGCTGTTTCATCTGGCAATTATGTGATATTTTTCAAATTATACAAGCAGGGGCCCAACTTGAACTCTTGCCTCATGG ATCTATATGTGGAGAGGATGCGTTTCGAGGCTATAAAATGTATGTCTAGATCATATCGCCCCACAGTACCTGTGGGGTATGTTGCACAGGTTTTGGGATTCTTACCGAATGGGGATGACAGATCGGAAGAATGTGAAATATGGTTAAAAGCACATGGTGCTGTTCTTTCAGTGGATAACGGTGGAGAATTGCAGATAGACACAAAG GCTTCTTCTAGTACGCTTTTCATGCCGGAGCCAGAGAATGCAGTTGCACATGGTGATGCGTCACTTGCAGTTAACGACTTCTTTGCACGTACATCGTAG
- the LOC109762356 gene encoding SAC3 family protein A isoform X8, which yields MASHGAAPAAGSDATRVEVSGTGQTNQPAYPPLVSGDHSWSSTTGAAAAGSWNYPVANQSQDAVYYDPQRDVSVSGDNQNVASSAPPAVQSTMGLTNASHSHVPYSSSLQHGYNPAEYANYYYNYPQATNSCSVQQGGANQHSGAAYQPLTSFQNSGSYVDPTSNTYYNAGGHQTAPGYATTNYYYQTDTRNDGSSGNNYAQSYQNYPSSDTNAAQSSSTVPANSFSYQQQYNQWPYYYNHSVPTPAGNPVAGSSNIDNTVVNTTSGYSYPSTEPPPPGTTPWKSNSSASVAPPVQAPSVPEPQNQYVQQAQLTPGFQNQYAYQAPGVPMSQNYYANQAPAYPQNNMNVNQVPLNNHGDQQKSGSLTTGIFSSENKTQIPTIPRIAPGFSMVIPKSEKKTVGADLAKKPAYVSVSVPKNDVKAVQHGSDAITSKAISNGTLLTKNWDTEPLIPLPENLLTMTETSANNSSSLPNSTPRRRLKSRWEPVPEEKVTEKVEPLAKPLMNGNTHNNLKAQNRMGDSWNLGKSLQSPHAPSNKITHRLSKKQKMGSYSSVVQNGDNSSDSDKEKDLTKYYANASALANSPEEKKRREHRSKRFEKSKDSSSKSRNSAVNKGAVAHIHTRRPISALVTGSYKDGSSLAVEDMDWDALTVKGTCQEIEKRYLRLTSAPDPSTVRPEHVLEKALSMVETSQKNYLYKCDQLKSIRQDLTVQRIQNELTVKVYETHARLALQAGDLAEFNQCQSQLKRLYREGNNGCYFEFSAYNLLCVMLHSNNKRDLLSSMASLSKEAKQDGAVKHALAVHAAVSSGNYVIFFKLYKQGPNLNSCLMDLYVERMRFEAIKCMSRSYRPTVPVGYVAQVLGFLPNGDDRSEECEIWLKAHGAVLSVDNGGELQIDTKASSSTLFMPEPENAVAHGDASLAVNDFFARTS from the exons ATGGCCAGCCACGGGGCTGCACCGGCCGCTGGATCCGACGCCACGCGCGTCGAG GTCAGCGGCACAGGCCAGACAAACCAGCCTGCTTATCCGCCTTTAGTTTCTGGGGATCATTCATGGTCCTCTACGACTGGCGCAGCAGCAGCAGGTTCGTGGAACTATCCAGTGGCCAATCAAAGTCAAGACGCAGTATACTATGATCCACAAAGGGATGTATCGGTTTCAGGAGATAATCAAAATGTGGCAAGCAGTGCGCCTCCTGCTGTACAGTCGACTATGGGCTTGACAAATGCGAGTCATTCTCATGTGCCTTACTCAAGTTCACTTCAGCATGGCTACAATCCTGCAGAATATGCAAACTATTACTATAACTACCCACAAGCAACAAATAGTTGTTCTGTGCAGCAAGGAGGAGCAAACCAACATTCAGGTGCAGCTTATCAGCCTCTTACTTCATTTCAGAATTCTGGGTCTTACGTTGATCCTACAAGTAACACATATTACAATGCTGGTGGTCACCAGACTGCGCCAGGATATGCAACCACCAACTATTATTATCAGACCGACACTCGTAACGATGGAAGCTCAGGAAACAATTATGCCCAGTCATACCAGAACTACCCATCCTCCGATACCAATGCAGCCCAAAGTTCCAGTACAGTGCCTGCCAATTCTTTCTCATATCAGCAACAGTACAACCAGTGGCCATATTATTACAATCACTCTGTGCCAACTCCTGCTGGCAATCCAGTTGCTGGGAGCAGCAACATAGATAATACAGTCGTTAACACCACTTCTGGTTACTCTTATCCTAGTACGGAGCCACCTCCGCCGGGCACTACGCCATGGAAAAGTAATTCAAGCGCTTCTGTTGCACCTCCTGTACAG GCTCCAAGCGTTCCAGAACCTCAAAATCAATACGTCCAACAAGCGCAACTAACTCCAGGGTTCCAAAACCAGTATGCCTATCAGGCACCAGGTGTCCCAATGTCTCAGAACTATTACGCCAACCAGGCACCAGCATACCCACAAAACAATATGAATGTGAATCAAGTACCTTTGAACAACCATGGTGATCAACAGAAGAGT GGTTCTTTGACGACAGGTATTTTCAGTAGCGAAAACAAAACACAGATTCCAACCATTCCTCGAATTGCTCCAGGTTTCTCTATGGTAATTCCAAAGAGTGAGAAGAAAACTGTAGGTGCTGATTTGGCAAAGAAACCTGCCTATGTTAGTGTTTCTGTGCCCAAGAACGATGTCAAAGCAGTTCAACATGGTTCAGACGCT ATCACAAGCAAAGCTATTAGCAATGGAACCCTCCTTACTAAGAACTGGGACACTGAACCGCTCATTCCTTTGCCAGAGAATCTTTTGACCATGACCGAAACAAG TGCAAACAATTCAAGTTCCTTGCCAAACTCTACCCCTAGAAGACGTTTGAAAAGTAGGTGGGAGCCTGTTCCGGAGGAAAAGGTTACTGAAAAGGTGGAGCCACTAGCAAAACCATTGATGAATGGGAACACCCACAATAATTTAAAAGCTCAAAACAGGATG GGTGATAGTTGGAATTTAGGGAAGTCTCTCCAGTCTCCACATGCACCTTCAAACAAAATCACCCACCGGCTTTCAAAGAAGCAAAAGATGGGTAGTTATTCAAGTGTGGTACAAAATGGAGACAATTCAAGTGATAGTGACAAGGAGAAGGATCTGACCAAATATTACGCCAATGCATCTGCATTAGCAAATTCACCAGAGGAAAAGAAACGCAGGGAGCACAGATCTAAGCGTTTTGAGAAGAGTAAGGATTCATCATCAAAATCAAGAAATTCTGCAGTGAATAAAGGTGCCGTGGCTCATATACATACAAGAAGACCTATTTCAGCTCTTGTTACTGGAAGTTATAAAGATGGCAGCAGCTTGGCTGTCGAGGATATGGATTGGGATGCACTGACAGTCAAGGGAACATGTCAGGAAATTGAGAAACGATATCTACGCCTCACATCAGCGCCTGATCCTTCCACG GTAAGACCAGAACATGTCTTGGAGAAGGCGCTTTCCATGGTTGAAACATCTCAAAAGAATTATCTTTACAAGTGTGATCAACTGAAATCTATTCGCCAAGATCTTACGGTTCAGAGGATCCAGAATGAACTGACTGTGAAG GTTTATGAAACTCATGCGCGTTTAGCATTGCAAGCTGGTGATCTAGCTGAATTTAACCAG TGCCAGTCACAACTGAAGAGGCTATATAGAGAGGGAAACAATGGTTGTTATTTTGAATTCTCTGCCTACAATTTGCTCTGCGTCATGCTACACTCTAATAACAAACGAGACCTGCTGTCATCAATGGCAAG CTTATCAAAAGAAGCCAAACAAGATGGAGCTGTCAAGCATGCCCTTGCAGTTCATGCTGCTGTTTCATCTGGCAATTATGTGATATTTTTCAAATTATACAAGCAGGGGCCCAACTTGAACTCTTGCCTCATGG ATCTATATGTGGAGAGGATGCGTTTCGAGGCTATAAAATGTATGTCTAGATCATATCGCCCCACAGTACCTGTGGGGTATGTTGCACAGGTTTTGGGATTCTTACCGAATGGGGATGACAGATCGGAAGAATGTGAAATATGGTTAAAAGCACATGGTGCTGTTCTTTCAGTGGATAACGGTGGAGAATTGCAGATAGACACAAAG GCTTCTTCTAGTACGCTTTTCATGCCGGAGCCAGAGAATGCAGTTGCACATGGTGATGCGTCACTTGCAGTTAACGACTTCTTTGCACGTACATCGTAG